From a single Brassica napus cultivar Da-Ae chromosome C9, Da-Ae, whole genome shotgun sequence genomic region:
- the LOC111209453 gene encoding uncharacterized protein LOC111209453 produces MASKKQIKTSIVSNEQAIPINNLKPVHTAKMVHAKVLHSWKQNIQLGGETMEFVLADENGHKIHATCKKTYIESKGSLLPVGAWRYIRNFHVRPAGGAYRTTNHAYKIVFNPNTNVTRSNFMNDELYLNLVDFQLILSGTLDDKLLIDELGQVLDCGDVETIQCSGGNQRKKLEFILRDINDSRIPCCIWGNLTDILHSACNQDDGMVTLLLRFAKLGKFRGELQISNSFDASRMIINPAIPEAEAFKDIDNGDDTTLITFESNEESQEDNNKQVNHPGKRGQRDKWLIFPTKTIQEMVASTQVDKCLVTCIVYAIDMDWSWYYFGCDACQKRVIKTGTNIKIVKGTEITTHIWWCETCNDTVFKVSPRFWLHLMVKDDTGVSKIMILDKVANGIVPESPLKLLNGSWDELEDPSLIPDAITDLIGKSFTFGVYVEKDNVSYGAEIFKVGKVYKDRMICLTGGITSSHSEKPLTITSGDEGSVYFTDSQELNDSVTTPSSKRKEDDSISLPDISSTSKKPCLMTVKIEKAEEAAKKLG; encoded by the exons atggCTTCTAAAAAGCAAATCAAAACATCTATTGTTTCTAATGAACAAGCCATCCCCATCAACAACTTGAAGCCAGTGCACACCGCTAAGATGGTTCATGCGAAGGTTCTACATTCTTGGAAACAAAACATTCAACTAGGGGGGGAAACCATGGAATTCGTTTTGGCTGATGAGAAT GGGCATAAAATTCATGCAACCTGCAAAAAAACTTACATTGAGAGTAAAGGAAGCCTTCTTCCGGTTGGAGCATGGCGCTACATCCGAAACTTCCATGTTAGGCCTGCAGGAGGAGCTTATCGCACAACAAACCATGCCTACAAGATTGTTTTTAATCCAAATACAAATGTTACTCGGTCAAATTTCATGAATGACGAGTTGTATCTTAATTTGGTCGATTTCCAGTTAATTTTATCTGGCACACTTGATGACAAGCTCTTAATTG aTGAGCTTggccaagtgttggattgtggTGATGTCGAAACCATTCAGTGTTCTGGGGGTAACCAGCGTAAAAAACTGGAATTCATCCTAAGAGACATCAA TGATTCAAGAATACCATGCTGCATTTGGGGAAACTTAACCGATATTCTCCATTCTGCCTGCAACCAAGACGATGGAATGGTTACATTGCTTTTGAGGTTTGCTAAACTTGGAAAGTTTAGAG GAGAACTACAAATCTCTAATTCCTTTGATGCCTCTCGAATGATCATTAACCCGGCAATACCAGAGGCTGAAGCATTTAAAGATAT CGACAATGGGGATGACACAACTCTAATTACATTTGAAAGTAATGAGGAGAGTCAAGAGGACAACAACAAGCAAGTAAATCATCCAGGCAAGCGAGGACAGCGTGATAAGTGGTTGATATTCCCCACTAAGACCATCCAAGAAATGGTAGCGTCAACTCAA gTTGATAAATGTTTAGTCACTTGCATAGTCTATGCAATTGATATGGATTGGTCCTGGTATTACTTTGGTTGTGATGCATGCCAAAAAAGGGTGATCAAAACCGGAACCAACATTAAGATAGTAAAAGGAACTGAAATAACCACTCATATTTGGTGGTGTGAGACATGCAACGACACTGTGTTCAAAGTTTCACCAAG GTTTTGGCTTCACTTGATGGTCAAAGATGATACCGGtgtgtcaaaaataatgattctGGACAAGGTGGCTAATGGGATTGTTCCTGAATCTCCTCTCAAATTGTTGAATGGAAGCTGGGATGAG CTTGAAGACCCAAGCTTAATACCAGATGCTATTACTGATTTGATTGGAAAAAGTTTCACATTTGGAGTCTATGTTGAGAAGGATAATGTATCTTATGGTGCTGAGATATTCAAAGTTGGAAAAGTCTACAAAGACAGAATGATTTGCTTAACTGGTGGAATCACATCCAGTCACTCTGAAAAGCCGTTGACAATTACAAGTGGTGATGAG GGTTCAGTTTATTTCACTGATAGTCAAGAACTTAACGACTCCGTGACCACACCATCCAGTAAGAGAAAAGAAGATGATTCTATTTCTCTGCCTGACATCAGTTCAACATCAAAGAAACCATGCTTAATGACAGTAAAAATTGAGAAGGCGGAAGAAGCTGCTAAGAAACTTGGCTAA
- the LOC106422125 gene encoding F-box protein FBW2-like, whose amino-acid sequence MEENCKLRNWDELIPDALGLIFSHLPLQEVLTVVPRVCKAWNRAVTGSYCWQEIDIELWCNRCHQSDHLDRMLQLLINRSSGSLRKLSVTGLQNDSIFSFIAQHAGSLKTLKVPRSCLSNSGVVNVAEKLSSLTFLDLSYCCKLGPEAIQAMGKHCKSLTEFSRNMHPLDVASVVSHDDEAYAIARTMPKLKRLEIAYHRVSVEGVLKILSSCIFLQFLELRGCWDVQLDNKFFKEKFPDMKVLGPRVIGFYDMINDWEDCCSDYFSDGSDYLAWEFLEDGEMGEYEFEHGWDDNFYADRVNIDREPHIWPPSP is encoded by the exons atGGAAGAAAATTGCAAGTTGCGAAACTGGGATGAGCTTATCCCTGACGCTCTTGGCTTAATCTTTAGCCACTTACCTCTTCAAGAGGTGCTAACAGTTGTGCCTAGGGTTTGCAAAGCATGGAACAGAGCTGTAACTGGATCTTATTGCTGGCAAGAGATAGACATTGAGCTGTGGTGTAACCGTTGCCACCAGTCCGATCATCTCGATCGAATGCTTCAGTTGTTGATCAATAGAAGCTCTGGCTCTTTGCGGAAACTCTCAGTCACTGGCCTTCAAAATGACTCTATCTTCTCCTTCATTGCACAACA TGCTGGTTCACTTAAAACCTTGAAGGTGCCGAGAAGTTGTCTGAGCAATTCAGGTGTTGTAAACGTGGCCGAAAAGCTTTCATCTCTCACTTTCTTGGACTTGAGCTACTGCTGTAAATTAGGCCCAGAGGCGATACAAGCCATGGGCAAACACTGTAAATCCCTGACAGAGTTCTCCAGAAACATGCATCCTTTGGACGTAGCGAGTGTCGTCTCTCACGACGATGAAGCTTATGCGATTGCCAGGACGATGCCGAAGCTGAAGCGGTTAGAAATTGCATACCATCGAGTCAGCGTAGAAGGAGTACTCAAAATCTTATCATCTTGCATTTTTCTTCAGTTCTTGGAACTCCGAGGCTGTTGGGACGTGCAACTCGACAACAAGTTCTTCAAAGAGAAGTTTCCAGATATGAAAGTGTTGGGTCCACGCGTGATTGGATTCTATGATATGATAAACGACTGGGAGGATTGCTGTTCGGATTATTTCTCAGATGGATCTGATTACTTGGCATGGGAGTTCCTTGAGGATGGTGAAATGGGAGAGTATGAGTTTGAGCATGGTTGGGACGATAACTTTTATGCGGATAGAGTGAATATCGACAGGGAACCCCATATTTGGCCGCCATCTCCATGA
- the LOC106422110 gene encoding glutathione S-transferase T3-like — MSFSPTPDLGGSPYHAQSGEDRKQRVKWSTAEDLVLISAWLNTPKDPLVGNEQRAGTFWKRIAAYYNASPMRTSGQSEDDVLKAAHEIFFNDYKVKVSLEHGWRELRNDQKWCGTYGSTQQSSGFKRKRVGGEQSFQSSASMPSVNGEDEAMARPTGVKAAKAKAKRPVGEGVKKLEEYQQMWEITEKDLAFKDKLSNKKLLDSLLART, encoded by the exons ATGAGTTTTTCACCAACTCCAGACCTTGGAGGTTCTCCTTACCATGCACAAAGTGGTGAGGACCGTAAGCAGAGGGTCAAGTGGTCAACAGCTGAAGACCTGGTCCTCATCAGTGCATGGTTGAACACCCCCAAGGATCCATTAGTTGGAAATGAGCAAAGAGCAGGAACCTTTTGGAAGAGGATTGCCGCCTATTATAATGCAAGTCCCATG AGGACCAGTGGCCAGAGTGAAGATGATGTTTTAAAGGCAGCACATGAAATATTCTTCAACGATTACAAGGTGAAGGTCTCGTTGGAGCATGGCTGGAGGGAGCTCAggaatgatcagaaatggtgTGGGACATATGGAAGTACTCAACAAAGCTCTGGTTTTAAAAGAAAGAGGGTGGGGGGAGAACAATCTTTTCAGTCATCGGCATCTATGCCGAGTGTGAATGGAGAGGATGAAGCAATGGCTAGGCCTACTGGTGTTAAGGCAGCAAAGGCGAAGGCTAAAAGGCCAGTGGGAGAAGGAGTGAAGAAGCTGGAAGAGTATCAGCAAATGTGGGAGATCACGGAGAAGGACTTGGCTTTTAAGGATAAGCTTAGCAACAAAAAACTGCTTGACAGTTTGCTTGCAAGAACATAG